The following proteins are encoded in a genomic region of Magallana gigas chromosome 1, xbMagGiga1.1, whole genome shotgun sequence:
- the LOC105344097 gene encoding uncharacterized protein: MVQWRSSWLQTLGSLFVFIQIIYLSSSQQLNCRVPSDIVFVLDGSESLKDEDFKSMKKFVNNLLLSYPVEENFTRIGVIVFGTYPADTIRLGSTYNKYLLAARIENLAHPKSGTGTARALEAMRQMFQTESSRPFVHRVGVVITDGRSASPEQTKAQAELARAEGITLMAIGFGSNIFQAELETIATASNVFMSNSFNDSLLEVDNALRPLVCDAPPVIILSGGSTVLLGGSIVLTATISTTSAVTSMKWQKLSVNGVATDIDISSASGKYSGSTVSTLNPRLVINNANYNDGAVYRLVVSNAAGETTSNGLSLSIVELPSITISGNSIVGFGSRVSLSAIISSTIQISSVRWQKVYSNGAAYDINVVGTSGKYTGSSNSITNPVLVINGVDFTDETNYQLVVTTPLGEVTSNQINLIVTGGPTNAPTTPGLPLTTDRINSIPPELCPNCIIGRNWGYKSVPGDCTKFVQMLPDADGNALEFTHVCPWGQFWNLNHLTCQPSHEVYCADNPCAGKLAGTLAMTGFCSAFWACLNGTAVASCCPTNSRAYVQGVGCTTDPSCLSECPPKDNRIVSPTVCTNFADLTDEKKFIQMAPAGNVSMHCPLGTAFVAADCGCTKLIEILPSSNLDECKPEVIMTFDDPASPYKDSSTNHITVTYEYVDVDPSLKMARFNGSGMINLYRFSNADFQQSLVIRLEFQDQPGGAEQQALVTNCIFSYQEEATISMIVDKKISAVIFGLETTDAKAEFIVPYTKGAVNKVIFVYNGEQAVAVINNVKANVGLTGKILRRQSGIVIGAGSQLGHFNGYVDNFELFMCLPTEVEQYLQN, encoded by the exons ATGGTCCAGTGGCGGTCCTCATGGCTCCAGACTCTTGGCAGTCTGTTCGTCTTCATACAGATCATCTATTTATCATCATCCCAAC aACTAAACTGTAGAGTCCCATCCGATATAGTGTTCGTTCTGGACGGCTCTGAGAGCCTCAAAGATGAAGACTTTAAAAGCATGAAAAAGTTTGTGAACAATCTCCTGTTAAGTTACCCCGTGGAGGAAAACTTTACAAGAATCGGTGTCATTGTTTTCGGGACATACCCAGCAGACACCATTAGGCTTGGATCCACCTACAACAAATATCTTTTGGCGGCAAGAATCGAGAATCTTGCGCATCCGAAATCCGGAACCGGAACTGCTCGAGCTTTAGAGGCTATGCGACAGATGTTCCAAACAGAGAGTT CGCGTCCATTCGTCCATCGGGTGGGTGTGGTCATTACGGACGGCCGTTCCGCTTCACCAGAGCAGACCAAGGCCCAGGCGGAGCTAGCCCGGGCGGAGGGCATTACTCTAATGGCGATCGGATTCGGATCCAACATCTTCCA AGCTGAGTTGGAGACTATTGCCACGGCCTCCAATGTCTTCATGTCGAATTCTTTCAACGACTCCCTGTTAGAGGTGGACAACGCATTACGTCCCTTGGTTTGTGATG CGCCCCCCGTGATTATTTTATCTGGCGGCTCCACCGTTCTTCTGGGCGGAAGTATAGTCCTAACAGCCACCATTAGCACCACCTCCGCCGTCACATCCATGAAATGGCAGAAGTTGTCCGTTAACGGGGTCGCTACTGATATAGACATTTCCTCGGCGTCCGGGAAATACAGCGGAAGTACTGTGTCAACTCTAAACCCCAGGCTCGTTATCAACAACGCTAACTATAACGATGGCGCCGTCTATCGGCTTGTTGTTTCAAATGCAGCAGGGGAGACAACCAGCAATGGACTCAGTCTTAGCATAgttg AACTCCCAAGCATTACGATCAGCGGAAATTCCATCGTGGGATTCGGAAGCAGGGTCAGCCTTTCCGCCATTATCTCCAGCACAATCCAAATTTCCTCTGTCAGATGGCAGAAGGTGTACAGCAATGGCGCCGCTTACGACATCAACGTCGTCGGCACTTCCGGCAAATACACCGGAAGTTCCAACTCTATCACAAATCCAGTGTTGGTGATTAATGGCGTCGATTTCACGGATGAGACTAATTACCAGTTAGTAGTGACTACGCCTCTCGGAGAAGTGACTAGCAACCAGATAAACCTCATAGTGACAGGAG GGCCCACAAATGCACCCACAACCCCTGGTTTGCCACTCACAACGGACAGAATCAACTCAATTCCTc CCGAGCTGTGCCCTAATTGTATCATCGGCCGAAACTGGGGCTACAAATCCGTTCCTGGAGATTGTaccaagtttgttcaaatgttgCCCGACGCCGACGGAAATGCTCTTGAGTTCACACATGTGTGCCCCTGGGGTCAGTTCTGGAATTTGAATCACCTGACCTGCCAGCCTTCCCACGAAGTCTACTGTGCAGATA ATCCTTGCGCTGGAAAACTCGCTGGAACTTTAGCCATGACCGGATTCTGCAGCGCCTTCTGGGCATGCCTGAACGGAACTGCTGTAGCTTCCTGTTGTCCCACAAACAGCAGAGCTTACGTCCAGGGGGTAGGCTGCACCACTGACCCCTCCTGTCTGTCGGAGTGTCCCCCGAAAGATAACAGGATTGTGTCTCCAACCG tTTGCACCAACTTCGCCGATTTGACTGACGAAAAGAAGTTTATTCAGATGGCGCCCGCTGGCAATGTCTCTATGCACTGTCCATTGGGAACGGCCTTCGTGGCGGCGGACTGTGGTTGTACAAAACTCATTGAAATTCTGCCATCCTCAAACCTTGACG AATGTAAACCGGAAGTCATCATGACCTTCGACGATCCGGCCAGCCCGTACAAGGATTCTTCCACCAACCACATTACCGTCACGTACGAATACGTCGACGTCGACCCGTCTCTAAAAATGGCCAGATTCAATGGATCCGGAATGATCAACCTGTACCGGTTCTCCAACGCCGATTTCCAACAGAGCCTCGTTATCAGGCTTGAGTTTCAGGATCAGCCAGGTGGCGCTGAACAGCAGGCGTTGGTGACAAACTGTATCTTCTCCTACCAAGAAGAGGCCACCATTTCTATGATCGTCGATAAAAAGATCAGCGCTGTTATTTTCGGCCTGGAAACCACAGACGCTAAGGCCGAGTTCATTGTTCCCTACACG AAAGGTGCTGTGAATAAGGTAATCTTCGTATATAACGGAGAGCAAGCAGTGGCGGTCATCAACAACGTCAAAGCAAATGTAGGACTTACAG GAAAGATCCTCCGTAGACAGAGTGGTATTGTAATTGGAGCAGGAAGTCAGCTCGGCCACTTCAATGGTTATGTGGACAAT TTTGAGCTGTTTATGTGTCTTCCAACCGAAGTTGAGCAATATCTTCAGAACTGA
- the LOC109620674 gene encoding uncharacterized protein, protein MTCDRETGVCIGGCLEGWKPPMCNERCDDGTFGTNCSSTCGHCHKGKPCDKKTGACPKECDPGYEGLYCNKTCARTNYGPNCNLTCSTYCFNQACDSRNGACLTNIEEIIEGTSTAIGVTIGVFLVIAIITVVAIIYKRNNITICRCITPGRSASKGSNTSSENTSHMPKTYMDLKKSQYNEIDENVYEKIKKELPMENRNVYEQFLADILLNDIGSVKIDKGNDNSDRLKKDLASLPRGEHFPCDTGKLSMSSEKNRVQSILPYDLSKMIFSREVGTSDDYVNVKCGAERKN, encoded by the exons GATGTGATGACGGAACATTTGGAACAAATTGTAGTAGTACTTGTGGTCACTGCCATAAAGGGAAGCCATGTGACAAGAAGACGGGGGCGTGTCCTAAGGAATGTGACCCTGGATACGAGGGACTCTACTGTAACAAAA ctTGTGCTCGAACTAACTATGGACCTAATTGCAACTTGACGTGTAGTACTTATTGTTTCAACCAAGCATGTGATTCAAGAAATGGAGCGTGTCTAACA aACATTGAAGAAATAATTGAGGGAACCTCCACTGCTATTGGAGTGACAATTGGAGTGTTCCTCGTAATAGCAATAATAACTGTTGTTGCcattatatataaaag GAACAACATCACCATTTGTCGATGCATAACACCAGGAAGATCTGCTTCAAAAG GTTCTAACACTTCGTCGGAAAACACATCACATATGCCTAAAACATACATGGACCTGAAGAAATCTCAATATAATGAGATTGATGAAAATgtctatgaaaaaataaaaaaggaactTCCTATGGAAAACAGAAATGTCTATGAGCAATTTCTAGCTGATATTCTGCTAAATGACATTGGATCTGTTAAAATTGACAAGGGAAATGACAATTCTGATAGACTTAAAAAAGATCTTGCA tCCCTTCCTCGTGGAGAACATTTTCCATGCGACACAGGAAAGCTGTCTATGAGTTCTGAGAAGAACAGGGTTCAATCTATTCTTCCAT ATgatctttcaaaaatgatattcagCCGGGAAGTTGGGACAAGTGATGACTACGTGAACGTTAAGTGT gGTGCCGAGCGGAAAAATTAG